Proteins from a genomic interval of Neisseria arctica:
- a CDS encoding VanZ family protein, which yields MLTPTIPRNRWLLFSVLWLTAMLYQLLQESSGGTAPFPHFDKIAHFAIFFAQFWLLSKIWLNERYNIPIRSLVITAVCLAAVTETAQALFTNTRQGDWLDAIADIAGATTALWLAQKVQNAHRNI from the coding sequence ATGCTGACTCCAACCATCCCCCGTAACCGCTGGCTACTTTTTTCAGTCTTATGGCTGACAGCGATGCTCTACCAACTACTGCAAGAATCATCCGGCGGCACGGCTCCATTTCCCCATTTTGATAAAATCGCCCATTTCGCTATATTTTTTGCTCAGTTTTGGCTTCTATCCAAAATATGGTTGAACGAAAGGTACAACATTCCGATACGGAGTTTGGTTATTACTGCCGTATGTTTAGCTGCCGTCACCGAAACCGCGCAGGCCTTGTTTACCAACACGCGCCAAGGTGATTGGCTGGATGCAATAGCTGATATTGCTGGTGCGACAACTGCCTTATGGCTAGCGCAAAAAGTACAAAACGCACACCGCAACATATAA